The following proteins come from a genomic window of Winogradskyella sp. PC-19:
- a CDS encoding head GIN domain-containing protein, whose product MKTLKTLFTLALLSTITVSQAQWWGGKGVKGNGDVTTITRSTGEYDNIKCVGSMDFKLVEGKEGQITIKGESNLLEYIVTEVKNGTLVVKVRNGKNINPSNNKPLLITIPYKDIDGVSLAGSGDVWNEGTIRFNDFSSAVAGSGDLILSIDVENAKASVSGSGDLTLKGKATSFKARVSGSGDIHGFKLDSKNVDASIAGSGDISVNCNGGELKARVAGSGDIEYRGNPSSEDTKVAGSGSIEN is encoded by the coding sequence ATGAAAACTCTAAAAACATTATTCACTTTAGCTCTATTATCAACGATTACAGTTTCTCAAGCACAATGGTGGGGTGGAAAAGGTGTAAAAGGAAATGGAGATGTTACCACAATTACAAGATCTACTGGAGAGTATGACAACATCAAATGCGTTGGTTCTATGGACTTTAAACTTGTTGAGGGTAAGGAAGGTCAAATTACCATAAAAGGCGAATCTAACTTATTAGAATACATTGTTACTGAAGTAAAAAATGGAACATTGGTTGTAAAAGTTAGAAATGGAAAAAACATTAATCCAAGTAACAACAAGCCTTTATTAATTACAATTCCTTATAAAGATATTGATGGTGTTTCTTTAGCAGGCTCTGGAGATGTATGGAACGAAGGTACAATTAGATTTAATGACTTTAGTTCTGCTGTTGCGGGCTCTGGAGACTTAATTCTAAGCATTGATGTAGAAAATGCAAAAGCTAGTGTATCTGGTTCTGGAGATTTAACCTTAAAAGGAAAAGCTACCAGTTTTAAGGCAAGAGTGTCAGGTTCTGGAGATATTCATGGATTTAAGCTAGACTCTAAAAATGTAGATGCATCTATTGCAGGTTCTGGAGATATCTCTGTTAACTGTAATGGTGGAGAACTTAAAGCAAGAGTTGCAGGTTCTGGAGATATTGAATATCGTGGTAATCCATCATCTGAAGACACTAAAGTTGCTGGTTCTGGATCTATTGAAAACTAA
- a CDS encoding lipocalin family protein, with translation MKKILGLLCVFLLCSAFQCDDEPLEGEFITDEAAACEAAIIDTAEAALEFLGAGNDTFTDICSAYKTALEAQIIACGDEDGSLQAIIDQLGDCSVDNLAECQEAILLKNEAEEIFNNSTDTDYTENCNALKEAIQNVIDICGSTQELEDQLEGLGNCILTTSPTASLVGTWRITSLTSNGVEELQDELDAANICFYEEMYTETDLTETDFSGTDCDIETVTDETGYTFENNIISFANGNDSVEVIELTDDILRYQDVYMEGGETFTDIYTFERQVNTTNPAGQITVTAGTLDIVFDEINVEVVGTTLQVSGSTSAANNYTIYFEVEEGETGDDIINAEFVIFFTSEFFPYFDGIEPFRSNISANPDGSLTGTFCCNTRNADNGDLNLTSGMINITY, from the coding sequence ATGAAAAAAATACTAGGATTACTATGTGTCTTTTTATTGTGTTCTGCATTTCAGTGTGATGACGAACCATTAGAAGGCGAATTTATTACCGATGAGGCTGCAGCTTGTGAGGCAGCAATAATTGATACTGCTGAAGCCGCGTTAGAATTTCTTGGTGCAGGAAACGATACATTTACAGACATTTGTTCAGCCTACAAAACAGCACTTGAAGCTCAAATAATAGCATGTGGTGACGAAGACGGCAGTCTACAAGCAATAATAGACCAATTAGGAGATTGTTCTGTTGATAACCTAGCAGAATGTCAAGAAGCTATTCTTTTGAAGAATGAAGCTGAAGAAATTTTTAATAACTCAACAGACACCGATTATACTGAAAATTGTAATGCTTTAAAAGAAGCCATTCAGAATGTTATTGATATTTGTGGTTCAACTCAAGAGTTAGAGGATCAATTAGAAGGTTTAGGAAATTGTATTTTAACTACGAGCCCAACGGCAAGCTTGGTTGGAACATGGCGTATAACATCTTTAACATCTAACGGTGTTGAAGAATTACAAGATGAGCTTGATGCTGCCAATATTTGTTTCTATGAAGAGATGTATACGGAAACAGATCTTACAGAAACAGATTTTTCTGGTACTGATTGTGATATAGAAACAGTAACAGATGAAACTGGTTATACTTTTGAGAATAATATTATATCCTTTGCAAATGGTAACGATTCTGTTGAGGTTATAGAGTTAACTGATGATATTTTAAGATACCAAGATGTTTATATGGAAGGTGGTGAGACTTTTACTGATATATATACTTTTGAAAGACAAGTTAATACAACTAATCCAGCTGGTCAGATTACTGTTACAGCTGGGACGCTAGATATTGTTTTTGACGAAATAAATGTTGAGGTAGTTGGTACGACTTTGCAAGTATCAGGATCTACCTCCGCAGCAAATAATTATACTATTTACTTTGAAGTTGAAGAAGGAGAAACAGGAGACGATATTATTAATGCTGAATTTGTAATATTCTTTACTTCGGAGTTCTTCCCTTATTTTGATGGTATTGAGCCTTTTAGATCTAACATTTCAGCAAATCCAGATGGTAGTCTTACGGGAACGTTTTGTTGTAATACTAGAAACGCTGATAATGGTGATTTAAATTTAACCTCAGGAATGATTAATATAACCTATTAA
- a CDS encoding MFS transporter gives MSTFEKGSKKLINAWAFYDWANSVYTLTIASSIFPIFYSTLFKDKDELVSAFGFEMKQTVLISIITAFTFLVVAISSPILSGISDYIGNKKNFMKFFCYMGGIGCFGLYWFNLDYIHTSLLFYFMGLLGYWGSLVFYNSYLPDIAFEEQQDAASAKGFSLGYIGSVLLLLLNLGMVMFPEFFGFDISISEKIANSGNEIAIAEATETAKNLASVSAMKISFIMVGLWWVGFSQYTFYILPKGASSGHKVTKEVLFNGFRELKGVWIELKGDLRLKRYLNAFFVFSMAVQTIMLMAVYFGEKEIEWGSDSEKTMGLIISILVIQLVAILGAILTSRASSKYGNIKTLIAVNAIWMLVCVYAYFMVTPVQFYIAAGIVGMVMGGVQSLGRSTYSKFLPETEDTTSYFSFYDVAEKIGIVIGMLIFAIVDQISSMRYAILFLFIFFLVGIILLFRVPENKNI, from the coding sequence ATGAGTACATTCGAAAAAGGAAGTAAAAAACTAATCAATGCATGGGCATTTTACGATTGGGCAAATTCAGTTTACACACTAACTATAGCATCTTCAATTTTCCCGATTTTTTATTCAACATTGTTTAAGGATAAAGACGAATTAGTTTCTGCTTTTGGTTTTGAAATGAAACAAACAGTACTAATTTCTATAATCACAGCATTTACGTTCTTAGTTGTTGCTATTTCATCTCCGATATTATCAGGTATATCTGATTACATTGGTAATAAGAAAAATTTCATGAAATTTTTCTGTTATATGGGAGGTATAGGTTGTTTTGGTTTGTATTGGTTTAATCTAGACTATATACACACCAGCTTGTTATTTTATTTCATGGGACTTTTAGGATATTGGGGAAGTTTAGTTTTTTACAACTCATACCTGCCAGACATTGCTTTTGAAGAGCAGCAAGATGCAGCAAGTGCAAAAGGGTTTTCATTGGGTTATATAGGTAGTGTACTCTTATTGCTTCTTAATTTAGGTATGGTCATGTTTCCTGAGTTTTTTGGTTTTGATATTAGTATTTCAGAAAAGATTGCAAATTCTGGTAACGAAATCGCTATAGCTGAAGCCACAGAAACTGCTAAAAATTTGGCATCAGTATCTGCCATGAAAATTTCGTTTATCATGGTAGGTTTATGGTGGGTAGGTTTTAGTCAATATACATTTTATATACTGCCAAAAGGAGCTTCAAGTGGTCATAAAGTCACTAAAGAAGTTCTGTTTAATGGATTTAGAGAATTAAAAGGGGTTTGGATTGAGCTTAAAGGAGATTTAAGATTAAAACGTTATCTCAATGCTTTCTTTGTATTTAGTATGGCCGTACAAACTATAATGTTAATGGCTGTATATTTTGGGGAGAAGGAAATAGAATGGGGTTCTGATAGTGAGAAAACAATGGGGCTTATCATAAGTATTTTAGTAATACAGTTAGTGGCAATACTTGGAGCAATTTTAACATCAAGAGCATCATCTAAATATGGTAATATAAAGACGCTTATCGCAGTAAACGCTATATGGATGCTTGTTTGTGTCTATGCTTATTTTATGGTAACACCAGTTCAATTTTACATTGCGGCTGGTATTGTTGGTATGGTAATGGGTGGCGTACAATCATTAGGACGTTCTACATATTCCAAGTTTTTACCAGAAACAGAAGACACTACATCTTATTTTAGCTTTTATGATGTAGCCGAAAAAATAGGAATTGTTATTGGTATGCTCATATTTGCGATTGTAGATCAAATAAGCTCTATGCGTTATGCTATTTTATTCTTATTTATTTTCTTTTTAGTGGGAATAATTCTTCTTTTCAGAGTTCCGGAAAATAAAAATATATAA
- a CDS encoding M48 family metallopeptidase — MNFKKSIVIIGLLLIFISCATNPFTGKKTMAFVSNAQLFPSSFAQYNQVKSENKIITGTKDSDMITRVGQRIAVAAERWLNANGNQGYLKDYKWEYTLIESEQINAWCMPGGKIAFYTGILPIADNETGVATIMGHEVAHALANHGQQRMSAAYLQQGIALAGNVALANDSNGQAIFNQSYGVVTTVGGMLPFSRSHETQADEIGLRLMALAGYNPDEASRLWERMKAKSGGQAPPEFMSTHPSNDTRITNLKQWAPAAKKEAAKFGITSFRPIN, encoded by the coding sequence ATGAATTTTAAAAAATCTATAGTCATAATAGGACTTTTACTAATATTTATTTCATGTGCGACTAACCCTTTTACAGGTAAAAAAACTATGGCGTTTGTATCTAATGCACAATTATTCCCATCATCTTTTGCACAATATAATCAGGTGAAAAGTGAAAATAAAATAATTACTGGCACCAAGGATTCAGATATGATTACACGTGTTGGTCAACGAATAGCTGTTGCAGCAGAACGTTGGTTAAATGCCAATGGTAACCAAGGTTATTTAAAAGATTATAAATGGGAATACACTTTAATAGAGTCAGAACAAATCAATGCGTGGTGTATGCCAGGTGGTAAAATCGCTTTTTACACAGGTATTTTACCAATTGCTGATAATGAGACAGGTGTAGCTACTATTATGGGGCACGAAGTTGCACATGCCCTAGCAAATCATGGACAGCAACGTATGAGTGCTGCTTATTTACAACAAGGTATAGCATTAGCTGGAAATGTTGCATTAGCAAATGATTCAAACGGACAAGCTATTTTTAATCAGTCTTATGGTGTAGTGACTACTGTTGGAGGTATGTTGCCATTTAGCCGTTCTCATGAGACTCAAGCCGACGAAATTGGATTGAGATTAATGGCACTTGCAGGGTATAATCCCGATGAGGCATCTCGACTATGGGAGCGTATGAAAGCAAAAAGTGGAGGACAAGCACCGCCTGAATTTATGAGTACTCACCCAAGTAATGATACGCGTATTACAAATTTGAAGCAATGGGCACCTGCTGCAAAAAAAGAAGCTGCAAAATTTGGGATTACATCGTTTAGACCAATAAATTAG
- a CDS encoding TIM-barrel domain-containing protein has protein sequence MITNTESENKGNLFPSKIVEFRKDVDTLYFSTDNDVILQITVVRDSLLRFRYTTVGNFDKDFSYAITKYASTGYNKLEIEEKKDNYIITTSKLCCEISKESLRISIFDAKDNTLINQDEIGFHWEESYQYGGNIVKMSKISNDGESYYGLGDKPNHLNLKGKRFTNWVTDSYAYGKDTDPIYKSIPFYTGLHHGKAYGVFFDNTFQSFFDFANERRNVTSFWAQGGEMNYYFFYGPKMTDVVESYTDLTGKPLQLPPMWALGFHQCKWSYYPETKVKEITSTFRKLKIPCDAIYLDIDYMEGFRCFTWNKEHFPDPKRMVKELEEDGFKTVAIIDPGIKIDKHYSVFNEGLDKDYFCKRADGVYMKGKVWPGECYFPDFTKPEVREWWSGLFKELIEDIGVKGVWNDMNEPAVMEVPNKTFPDDVRHDYDGNPCSHRKAHNIYGMQMARATYQGLKKFRYPKRPFVITRAAYSGTQRYTSTWTGDNVATWEHLWIANIQAQRMAMSGFGFVGSDIGGFTEQPQGELFTRWIQLGIFHPFFRVHSSGDHGDQEPWAFDEDVTDIVRKFIEIRYQLLPYLYTVFWNYVDHGTPMLKSLVLYDQKDVHTHYRTDEFIFGEHILACPVLEPNAKGRRMYIPNGNWYNYWTDELVKGGKEMWVDADIDSMPIFIKEGAIIPKFPVQQYVGEKEIKEITLDVYYMKGKENSELFSDANDGYDYTKGRFSLRNFKFTGRDNEIIINQHKEGKYITQYKSFKINVHGLPFEIKEIQLDNEAVSLKHLKTNRVHTISVDKNFSELHLKG, from the coding sequence ATGATAACGAATACAGAATCAGAAAATAAAGGAAATCTTTTTCCTTCAAAAATAGTAGAGTTTAGGAAAGACGTTGATACTTTATATTTTTCTACGGATAATGATGTGATTTTGCAAATTACTGTTGTTAGAGATAGTTTATTACGATTTAGATATACTACAGTAGGTAATTTTGATAAGGACTTTTCCTATGCGATTACAAAGTATGCGAGTACTGGTTACAATAAACTTGAGATAGAAGAAAAAAAAGATAATTACATTATTACAACTTCAAAGTTATGTTGTGAAATTTCTAAAGAAAGTCTACGCATTAGCATTTTTGATGCAAAAGACAATACACTTATAAATCAAGACGAAATAGGCTTTCATTGGGAAGAGAGTTACCAATATGGTGGTAATATTGTAAAGATGAGCAAGATTTCTAATGATGGCGAAAGCTACTACGGCTTAGGGGATAAGCCTAATCATCTAAATCTAAAAGGTAAGCGATTCACCAATTGGGTTACAGATTCTTACGCATATGGAAAGGATACAGATCCAATTTATAAATCAATACCATTTTACACAGGACTTCACCACGGAAAAGCTTATGGAGTCTTTTTTGATAACACTTTTCAAAGTTTTTTTGACTTTGCAAATGAGCGCAGAAACGTAACTAGTTTTTGGGCGCAAGGCGGAGAAATGAATTATTATTTTTTTTACGGTCCTAAAATGACTGATGTTGTTGAAAGCTATACTGACTTAACAGGTAAACCTCTCCAATTACCTCCAATGTGGGCTTTGGGTTTTCATCAGTGCAAATGGAGTTATTATCCAGAAACAAAAGTAAAAGAGATTACATCTACCTTCAGAAAATTAAAAATTCCATGTGATGCAATTTATCTAGATATTGATTACATGGAAGGTTTCCGCTGCTTTACTTGGAATAAAGAACATTTTCCTGATCCAAAACGTATGGTAAAAGAATTAGAAGAAGATGGTTTTAAAACGGTTGCTATTATAGACCCAGGAATTAAAATTGATAAACACTATTCAGTATTTAACGAAGGTCTTGATAAAGACTATTTCTGTAAGAGAGCAGATGGCGTTTATATGAAAGGAAAAGTATGGCCTGGAGAATGTTATTTCCCTGATTTTACAAAACCAGAAGTTAGAGAATGGTGGTCGGGTCTTTTTAAAGAATTAATTGAGGATATTGGCGTCAAAGGTGTTTGGAATGATATGAATGAGCCAGCTGTTATGGAAGTACCTAATAAAACATTCCCTGATGATGTCAGGCATGATTATGATGGTAACCCGTGTAGTCATAGAAAAGCGCATAATATTTACGGTATGCAAATGGCCAGAGCTACATATCAAGGACTCAAAAAGTTTAGATATCCAAAACGCCCTTTTGTAATTACAAGAGCTGCTTACTCAGGTACTCAGCGTTACACATCTACTTGGACAGGAGATAACGTTGCCACATGGGAGCATTTATGGATAGCGAATATTCAAGCTCAACGTATGGCAATGTCTGGTTTTGGTTTTGTAGGTAGCGATATCGGAGGTTTTACAGAACAGCCTCAAGGCGAGTTATTCACCAGGTGGATTCAATTAGGTATTTTCCATCCATTTTTTAGAGTACACTCTTCAGGAGATCATGGAGACCAAGAACCTTGGGCTTTTGATGAAGATGTTACTGATATTGTAAGAAAGTTTATTGAGATTCGATACCAACTTTTACCATATCTCTATACTGTTTTTTGGAATTATGTAGACCATGGCACACCTATGCTAAAGTCATTAGTTTTATATGACCAAAAAGATGTTCATACACATTACAGAACAGACGAATTTATTTTTGGAGAACATATATTAGCTTGTCCAGTTTTAGAACCTAACGCAAAAGGTAGGCGTATGTATATTCCAAATGGTAATTGGTATAACTACTGGACTGATGAGCTTGTTAAAGGAGGTAAAGAAATGTGGGTTGATGCAGATATAGATAGCATGCCAATATTTATTAAGGAAGGTGCTATTATACCAAAGTTCCCAGTCCAACAATATGTTGGAGAAAAAGAGATTAAAGAGATAACTCTAGATGTTTACTATATGAAAGGAAAAGAAAATAGTGAATTGTTTAGTGATGCTAATGATGGTTATGATTATACAAAAGGACGATTTAGTTTACGAAACTTTAAATTTACAGGAAGAGATAATGAAATCATAATTAACCAGCATAAAGAAGGAAAGTATATTACACAGTATAAAAGTTTTAAGATTAATGTTCATGGACTTCCGTTTGAGATTAAAGAAATTCAATTGGATAATGAAGCGGTTTCTTTGAAACACCTTAAAACCAATAGAGTTCATACAATTAGTGTAGATAAAAACTTTTCTGAACTACATTTAAAAGGATAG
- the msrB gene encoding peptide-methionine (R)-S-oxide reductase MsrB, with translation MKKIILLLVLSFALSCNTSAQKKEKKTEFPITKTDSEWKAQLSNEAYYVLRKEGTERPFTSPLNKNYKEGVYHCTACDTPLFKSEHKFDSGTGWPSFDREIKGNVAYGTDNKLGYTRNEEHCANCGGHLGHIFNDGPRATTGKRHCINGVALKFVPAEK, from the coding sequence ATGAAAAAGATAATTTTACTACTTGTGTTAAGCTTTGCATTATCATGTAATACTTCAGCCCAAAAAAAAGAAAAGAAGACAGAGTTTCCTATTACCAAAACTGATTCAGAATGGAAAGCCCAACTTTCTAATGAAGCCTATTACGTCCTCAGAAAAGAAGGTACAGAACGTCCTTTTACGAGTCCGCTAAACAAAAATTATAAAGAAGGTGTTTATCATTGTACGGCCTGTGATACACCGCTTTTTAAAAGCGAGCATAAGTTCGATTCTGGAACAGGGTGGCCTAGTTTTGATCGTGAGATTAAAGGAAATGTTGCTTACGGTACAGATAATAAGTTAGGATATACTAGAAATGAAGAGCACTGTGCAAATTGTGGTGGACACCTTGGTCATATTTTTAATGACGGACCCAGAGCTACTACTGGTAAAAGACACTGTATCAATGGTGTAGCACTAAAATTTGTACCAGCAGAAAAATAA
- the lpdA gene encoding dihydrolipoyl dehydrogenase, which produces MSKYDIIVLGSGPGGYVTAIRASQLGFKTAVVEKESLGGVCLNWGCIPTKALLKSAQVFEYLKHAEDYGLKVENAEHDFDAVVKRSRGVAEGMSNGVKFLMKKNKIDVIEGFGKLKPGKKIDVNGTEYSADHIIVATGARSRELPSLPQDGKKVIGYRQAMTLETQPKKMIVVGSGAIGVEFAYFYNSMGTEVTIVEYLPKIVPLEDDEVSKQLERSFKKSGIKIMTSAEVTSVDTSGKGVKATVKTKKGEEVLEADIVLSAVGIKSNIENIGLEDVGIAVDRDKILVNDYYQTNIPGYYAIGDVTPGQALAHVASAEGILCVEKIAGHNVEALDYGNIPGCTYASPEIASVGLTEAQAKEQGLDVKIGKFPFSASGKASAGGTKDGFVKVIFDAKYGEWLGCHMIGAGVTDMIAEAVLGRKLETTGHEVLKAVHPHPTMSEAVMEAVADAYDEVIHL; this is translated from the coding sequence ATGAGTAAATACGATATTATAGTTTTAGGAAGTGGCCCAGGCGGATATGTCACTGCAATTAGAGCTTCTCAACTTGGTTTTAAAACCGCTGTTGTAGAAAAGGAAAGTTTGGGTGGTGTATGCCTTAACTGGGGTTGTATTCCAACGAAAGCGCTTTTAAAATCTGCTCAGGTTTTTGAATATCTCAAACATGCTGAAGATTACGGTCTTAAAGTTGAAAATGCTGAACACGATTTTGATGCTGTTGTTAAACGAAGCCGTGGTGTTGCAGAAGGCATGAGTAATGGTGTAAAATTTTTAATGAAAAAAAATAAAATTGATGTTATTGAAGGTTTTGGAAAATTAAAGCCCGGAAAAAAGATTGATGTTAATGGTACTGAATATTCTGCAGATCATATAATAGTTGCCACCGGCGCACGTTCTCGTGAGTTACCTAGCTTACCACAAGATGGTAAAAAAGTGATTGGCTACAGACAAGCTATGACCTTAGAAACACAACCTAAGAAAATGATTGTTGTTGGCTCTGGTGCTATTGGAGTTGAGTTTGCGTATTTTTATAATTCAATGGGTACAGAAGTAACTATTGTAGAATATTTGCCAAAAATTGTGCCATTAGAGGATGATGAAGTATCAAAGCAATTAGAACGTAGCTTTAAGAAGTCTGGCATTAAGATTATGACTTCTGCAGAGGTCACATCTGTAGATACATCTGGCAAAGGTGTTAAAGCTACTGTAAAAACGAAAAAAGGTGAAGAAGTACTAGAAGCAGATATCGTATTATCTGCAGTAGGTATTAAATCAAATATTGAAAATATTGGTTTAGAAGATGTTGGTATTGCAGTAGACAGAGATAAAATTTTAGTAAATGATTATTATCAAACAAATATTCCTGGTTATTATGCAATTGGCGATGTAACACCTGGTCAAGCTTTAGCTCACGTTGCTTCTGCCGAAGGTATTCTTTGTGTAGAAAAAATAGCAGGACACAACGTAGAAGCTTTAGATTACGGAAATATTCCTGGCTGTACATATGCGTCTCCAGAAATCGCTAGTGTAGGTTTGACCGAAGCACAAGCAAAGGAACAAGGCTTAGATGTTAAGATTGGAAAATTCCCTTTCTCAGCTTCTGGTAAAGCAAGTGCTGGTGGTACTAAAGATGGCTTTGTAAAAGTAATTTTTGATGCCAAGTATGGCGAATGGCTTGGCTGCCATATGATTGGTGCTGGTGTTACAGATATGATTGCCGAAGCTGTTTTAGGACGTAAATTAGAAACTACAGGTCACGAAGTGTTAAAAGCTGTTCATCCTCACCCAACCATGAGTGAAGCAGTTATGGAAGCCGTTGCTGATGCTTATGATGAAGTGATTCATTTGTAA
- the aroQ gene encoding type II 3-dehydroquinate dehydratase, giving the protein MKKIIIINGPNLNLLGKREPEVYGKQTFLDYFDTLKSEFQNIELEYYQTNIEGELIDKLHEVGFSYDGIVLNAGAYTHTSVGVGDAVAGIETSVVEVHISNTYSREEFRHQSYIAPNAKGIIIGFGLKSYELGINSFL; this is encoded by the coding sequence ATGAAAAAAATCATCATCATCAATGGGCCTAACTTAAACCTTTTGGGAAAGCGCGAGCCAGAAGTTTATGGCAAACAAACGTTTCTAGATTATTTTGATACATTAAAAAGTGAATTTCAAAATATAGAACTAGAGTACTATCAAACAAACATAGAAGGTGAGTTAATTGATAAACTCCATGAAGTTGGATTCTCTTATGATGGTATAGTCTTAAACGCAGGAGCCTATACACATACTTCTGTAGGTGTTGGTGATGCTGTAGCAGGAATTGAAACTTCTGTTGTAGAAGTTCATATATCTAATACGTATTCTAGAGAGGAATTTAGACACCAATCATATATAGCTCCAAATGCAAAGGGTATTATTATTGGCTTTGGGCTAAAGAGTTATGAATTGGGCATAAATAGTTTTTTATAA
- a CDS encoding outer membrane beta-barrel protein → MKKLFFAVLTVFAFSFSNAQDDDSSGATSQGKWLIEANTGNAMLGSTSFMFSSQDGNTTYNLGLDGGYFVSDNLAIKAGLGFGGADIGGSSASSFSYRLGAKYYLSGQFPITVDLTGASGDAVENITGDTPFWLGLGAGYAWFVADNISIEPGLRYNLSLNEDFTDEGVFQFNIGFALHF, encoded by the coding sequence ATGAAAAAATTATTTTTTGCAGTTTTAACTGTATTTGCATTCAGTTTTTCTAATGCACAAGACGATGATTCTTCAGGAGCAACTTCTCAAGGAAAATGGTTAATTGAAGCTAATACTGGTAATGCTATGTTAGGTTCTACTTCATTTATGTTTAGTTCTCAAGATGGTAACACAACTTACAACTTAGGTTTAGATGGTGGTTATTTTGTTTCTGATAATTTAGCTATCAAAGCTGGTTTAGGTTTTGGTGGAGCTGATATTGGAGGTTCTAGTGCTAGTTCTTTTTCTTACAGATTAGGTGCTAAGTATTATTTATCTGGACAATTCCCTATTACTGTTGATTTAACAGGTGCTTCAGGAGACGCTGTAGAAAACATAACTGGTGATACACCATTTTGGTTAGGTTTAGGTGCTGGTTATGCATGGTTTGTTGCAGACAACATTTCTATTGAGCCAGGTTTAAGATATAACTTGTCTTTAAACGAAGACTTTACAGATGAAGGTGTTTTCCAATTTAATATTGGATTTGCTTTACATTTCTAA
- the xerD gene encoding site-specific tyrosine recombinase XerD has protein sequence MNWNTFIIDFKNYLKLERGLSNNTIANYEYDIKRFISFLNNNSNPKSPIATNDDDIQQFIYKISKELSPRTQARIISGLRNFFDYLVFENYRETNPVDQIESPRLGRKLPDTLSIKDIDNIIDAIDLNYQFRGVNLGHRNKAILETLYSCGLRVSELTGLKISDLFFDEGFIKVSGKGNKERFVPIGKITKKLIYIWLDVRKHIEIIPEAKDILFLNYKGNKLTRAMVFTIIKKLVEKIGLQKTVSPHTFRHSFATHLLENGADLRAIQMMLGHESITTTEIYTHIDKSHLNKVINKFHPRK, from the coding sequence ATGAATTGGAACACATTTATAATAGATTTTAAAAACTATCTAAAGCTAGAAAGAGGCTTGTCAAATAATACTATTGCCAATTATGAGTATGACATAAAGCGTTTCATTTCTTTTTTAAATAATAACTCTAACCCTAAGTCTCCAATAGCTACAAATGACGATGATATTCAGCAATTTATATATAAAATATCCAAAGAGTTAAGTCCAAGAACCCAAGCTCGAATTATTTCAGGACTCAGAAATTTCTTTGATTACTTAGTGTTTGAGAATTATAGAGAAACAAATCCTGTTGACCAAATAGAGTCACCACGTTTAGGACGTAAGCTTCCAGATACGCTTTCAATAAAAGATATAGACAATATTATAGATGCTATTGACTTAAATTATCAATTTAGAGGCGTTAACCTTGGACACAGAAACAAAGCAATCCTCGAAACACTTTACAGTTGTGGTTTGCGTGTTAGTGAACTTACTGGTCTTAAAATTTCTGATTTATTCTTCGATGAAGGCTTTATTAAAGTTAGTGGTAAGGGCAACAAAGAGCGTTTTGTACCGATAGGAAAAATAACTAAAAAATTAATATATATTTGGCTTGATGTCAGAAAACATATTGAAATAATCCCTGAAGCCAAAGATATTTTATTTCTTAACTATAAAGGTAATAAACTGACAAGAGCTATGGTTTTTACAATTATTAAGAAGCTTGTGGAAAAAATAGGACTTCAAAAAACAGTGTCGCCTCATACCTTTAGACACTCTTTTGCTACACATTTATTAGAAAATGGTGCAGATTTGAGAGCTATACAAATGATGCTTGGGCATGAGAGTATAACAACTACAGAAATTTACACACATATTGATAAATCTCATTTAAACAAAGTAATTAATAAATTTCATCCTAGAAAATAA